AGAATTCCATACAGATTAGGAAAAATGGATATGCATGCTGTTTCAGCTCTAAGTATAAAATATGTAGATATTGAGAAGGGTGTAGAAAAACCAATTAAAATTATTGTTCATATGAGTGAAATAGCAGGTCTATTCCAGTTAGAAGAAGTATTGTTGCCGAAGATAAAGACGGGTTTACTTGAAGACTATATAGAGATTTTCATAGAGAATAATGGTAGATTGATAAAGTTCTATCCTTTATAGGATTTCCCCTCTATATACCATAATCTATTTTTATGTGCTTAAATCTATATTTCCTAAGTATATCTATGTCTATGACGCTATAGTTATTAGCTAATCTCATTAGATTGATATAGTCCTCTTCACCCATAACCCCAGATCTATATATACATAGATATCCATTTACGCTATAGACACATATTCCTATACCTCTATTAGAAAGAATATCTATTCCTGTTAATATATCGACTCTTGAAAATGCTGGATATATAGAATATGGATGTGTATGTGATAAAAAGATTGTATCAATAATTTTAGGGAACTTAACATTTTTCTCAAATCCCTGTAGTATAACTCCCTTCCCATCTCCTAGTAAAATTAATGCATATTCACTCTCACTAAATATCCTAGGAACTAGATAATTTGCAGTTA
Above is a genomic segment from Ignisphaera aggregans DSM 17230 containing:
- a CDS encoding hypothetical protein (KEGG: smr:Smar_0139 hypothetical protein~SPTR: A3DKU2 Putative uncharacterized protein), producing MLIMVIPRYSDLIENEETKHIAKIFKLLLVIEDAIEIAIDELNIEIINGIEINNLLSLDSLDNIDSIEINIDSDCEHSTIEHINDIEIHIRCRRGVQNNIDKIYEKLYRRCLGLTANYLVPRIFSESEYALILLGDGKGVILQGFEKNVKFPKIIDTIFLSHTHPYSIYPAFSRVDILTGIDILSNRGIGICVYSVNGYLCIYRSGVMGEEDYINLMRLANNYSVIDIDILRKYRFKHIKIDYGI